The Xenopus tropicalis strain Nigerian chromosome 7, UCB_Xtro_10.0, whole genome shotgun sequence genome includes a region encoding these proteins:
- the rcn3 gene encoding calumenin precursor produces the protein MRSLPVFLLVTLCVSWVMGVPTKEKKDRVHHSKDLSDHEHDDQKGFQYDHEAFLGKEEARTFDQLTPEESQHRLGKIIDQMDKDNDKYITSGELFAWIKHVSRRWNLEDSEKQGKKYDTNKDGMISWDEYAKGVYGHLLGKGEEFYDVADKDKERYRKMMMRDERRFKVADKDGDLIATREEFTAFLHPEEYGYMQDIVITETIEDIDKNDDGIVDVHEYIADMYTPNEDEPEPDWVKTERQQFTDFRDINKDGKMDRTEISQWILPHDYDHADLEAKHLVYESDKDKDGKLTKKEILDNWNMFVGSQATNYGEDLTRRHDEF, from the exons ATGAGATCTCTGCCTGTGTTCCTGCTTGTGACCCTCTGTGTCTCCTGGGTTATGGGGGTACCGACCAAGGAGAAGAAAGACCGTGTTCATCACAGTAAGGACCTGAGTGATCACGAACATGATGACCAGAAGGGTTTCCAGTACGACCACGAGGCCTTTCTAGGCAAGGAAGAAGCCAGGACCTTTGATCAGCTCACCCCAGAAGAGAGCCAACACAGACTGGG GAAGATAATTGACCAAATGGACAAAGACAATGACAAATATATCACATCGGGTGAACTGTTTGCCTGGATAAAACATGTGAGTAGGCGTTGGAATCTAGAAGATTCAGAGAAACAGGGGAAGAAGTACGATACCAACAAGGATGGGATGATCTCTTGGGACGAGTATGCTAAGGGGGTGTATGGACACCTGCTAGGCAAAG GGGAAGAATTCTATGACGTGGCAGATAAGGATAAGGAGCGCTACAGGAAGATGATGATGCGGGATGAGCGGCGGTTCAAGGTGGCAGATAAGGATGGTGATCTGATTGCCACTCGGGAAGAGTTTACTGCATTCCTGCACCCAGAGGAATATGGCTACATGCAGGATATTGTGATAACG GAAACCATCGAGGACATTGATAAGAATGACGACGGCATTGTGGATGTGCATGAGTACATAG CTGACATGTACACCCCTAATGAAGATGAGCCAGAACCAGATTGGGTGAAGACCGAGCGTCAGCAGTTCACAGATTTCCGCGACATAAACAAGGACGGGAAGATGGACCGAACAGAAATCAGCCAGTGGATCCTCCCCCATGACTACGACCATGCTGACCTGGAAGCCAAGCACCTGGTCTATGAATCTGACAAAGACAAG GATGGGAAACTGACCAAAAAGGAAATCTTGGACAACTGGAACATGTTCGTTGGTAGCCAGGCGACAAACTACGGCGAAGATCTAACGCGGCGACATGATGAATTTTGA
- the rcn3 gene encoding calumenin isoform X1, whose amino-acid sequence MRSLPVFLLVTLCVSWVMGVPTKEKKDRVHHSKDLSDHEHDDQKGFQYDHEAFLGKEEARTFDQLTPEESQHRLGKIVDKIDKDKDGFVTDIELKEWMKHSQNRYIYENVNKHWADYDKNKDDMISWEEYKNTTYGYLPGEEFYDVADKDKERYRKMMMRDERRFKVADKDGDLIATREEFTAFLHPEEYGYMQDIVITETIEDIDKNDDGIVDVHEYIADMYTPNEDEPEPDWVKTERQQFTDFRDINKDGKMDRTEISQWILPHDYDHADLEAKHLVYESDKDKDGKLTKKEILDNWNMFVGSQATNYGEDLTRRHDEF is encoded by the exons ATGAGATCTCTGCCTGTGTTCCTGCTTGTGACCCTCTGTGTCTCCTGGGTTATGGGGGTACCGACCAAGGAGAAGAAAGACCGTGTTCATCACAGTAAGGACCTGAGTGATCACGAACATGATGACCAGAAGGGTTTCCAGTACGACCACGAGGCCTTTCTAGGCAAGGAAGAAGCCAGGACCTTTGATCAGCTCACCCCAGAAGAGAGCCAACACAGACTGGG GAAAATAGTAGATAAAATAGACAAAGATAAGGATGGCTTTGTCACCGACATTGAGCTGAAGGAATGGATGAAGCACTCCCAGAACCGCTATATCTATGAGAACGTCAACAAGCACTGGGCAGATTATGATAAAAATAAAGACGACATGATCTCCTGGGAGGAGTACAAGAACACAACATACGGCTACCTCCCAG GGGAAGAATTCTATGACGTGGCAGATAAGGATAAGGAGCGCTACAGGAAGATGATGATGCGGGATGAGCGGCGGTTCAAGGTGGCAGATAAGGATGGTGATCTGATTGCCACTCGGGAAGAGTTTACTGCATTCCTGCACCCAGAGGAATATGGCTACATGCAGGATATTGTGATAACG GAAACCATCGAGGACATTGATAAGAATGACGACGGCATTGTGGATGTGCATGAGTACATAG CTGACATGTACACCCCTAATGAAGATGAGCCAGAACCAGATTGGGTGAAGACCGAGCGTCAGCAGTTCACAGATTTCCGCGACATAAACAAGGACGGGAAGATGGACCGAACAGAAATCAGCCAGTGGATCCTCCCCCATGACTACGACCATGCTGACCTGGAAGCCAAGCACCTGGTCTATGAATCTGACAAAGACAAG GATGGGAAACTGACCAAAAAGGAAATCTTGGACAACTGGAACATGTTCGTTGGTAGCCAGGCGACAAACTACGGCGAAGATCTAACGCGGCGACATGATGAATTTTGA